Proteins encoded together in one Macadamia integrifolia cultivar HAES 741 chromosome 8, SCU_Mint_v3, whole genome shotgun sequence window:
- the LOC122085851 gene encoding EEF1A lysine methyltransferase 1, with product MANESKRNSSGLALRSSRREMEAEGFETTKIIVEEDDDDPPMLSSQALEALKEFMNEQQSIVDESVEIESSEVALVAEDWRLSQFWYDRETAAAVAEEVRNLSLITASPVACIACPTLYAYLKKYYPDISVQLLEYDKRFEQYGRDFTYYDYNQPKELPLEMRHGYRVIIADPPYLSKECLEKVAETMTYLAQPGECYLLLLTGEVQRERAAEILNLYPCGFRPQHSSKLGNDFRLFTNYDPRERLGGWERD from the exons ATGGCTAACGAGTCGAAACGGAATAGCAGTGGTCTAGCCTTAAGGAGTAGCCGGAGAGAAATGGAGGCGGAAGGATTCGAGACGACGAAAATcattgttgaagaagatgacgaTGACCCACCAATGTTAAGTTCTCAAGCTCTGGAAGCATTGAAAGAGTTTATGAACGAACAGCAGAGCATTGTTGACGAATCCGTAGAGATCGAAAGCTCTGAAGTTGCTCTAGTGGCGGAGGATTGGAGGTTGAGTCAGTTTTGGTACGATCGAGAAACCGCCGCGGCAGTCGCGGAGGAGGTTCGCAATCTCAGTTTGATTACGGCTTCCCCTGTCGCTTGCATTGCTTGCCCGACCCTCTATGCGTATCTCAAG AAATATTATCCTGACATCTCTGTGCAACTACTTGAGTATGACAAACGTTTTGAGCAATATGGAAGAGATTTCACATACTATGACTACAACCAACCCAAAGAGTTACCGCTGGAAATGAGGCATGGTTACAGAGTTATTATTGCAGATCCTCCATACTTG AGCAAGGAGTGTCTAGAGAAAGTTGCTGAAACAATGACATATCTTGCACAGCCAGGGGAATGCTACTTGCTTCTGCTCACAg GGGAAGTGCAAAGGGAGCGAGCAGCTGAGATTTTGAACTTGTATCCATGTGGTTTCAGGCCTCAGCACTCTAGCAAGCTTGGAAATGATTTCCGGCTGTTTACAAACTATGACCCAAGGGAGAGATTAGGTGGGTGGGAGCGAGACTAG